One window of Oryza brachyantha chromosome 12, ObraRS2, whole genome shotgun sequence genomic DNA carries:
- the LOC102699363 gene encoding uncharacterized protein LOC102699363: MSYAEFTEVPKEASEVSKKINFGSVRFTEVPRRASEVPKIAEFGSTRITEVLKEASEVSKKIDFGTIRFTKVPKLHLIPLFLPYTLPIPPTPPMATPPPVIPWRPDPSPAVLPWPDLLAGAASAARRLVAAHSRHFLALSSLLLLPLSLLLLSLPPPFLPAPFSPSVSLRSPPGRAPLRGVPLTLLALAAAGLYLAAFAAAAASAHAGFFGRPVRLLASLLSVPASFLRLLLTALPAAPLLLLPLLPLPVRISAALAVLGLLLLVPFWSLAGAAAVVESSAGPSPLRQSCRLLSGARLAALCAFLVFAAGIGVTLWGFGGVASHTYDASSGWAGMAPAVVRAVVGTAVLVVLMLYGMVTNVVLYMHCRALHGELTGEIYNEFANSYVFLPFDDGKDRHIVSVVTAWP; encoded by the exons atgTC TTATGCTGaatttacggaagttccgaaggaagCTTCGGAAGTTTCGAAGAAAATCAATTTCGGTTCcgtaagattcacggaagttccgaggagagcttcggaagttccgaagatagCAGAATTCGGTTCTACAAGAATCACGGAAGTTCTAAAGGAAGCTTCAGAAGTTTCAAAGAAAATCGATTTCGGTACTATAAGATTCacgaaagttccgaag CTTCACCTCATCCCCCTCTTTCTTCCGTACACGCTTCCAATACCTCCCACTCCGCCCATGGCCAcaccgccgccggtcatcCCGTGGCGCCCGGATCCCTCTCCCGCCGTCCTCCCCTGGCCCGACCTGCTCGCCggggccgcctccgccgcccgccgcctcgtcgccgcccactCCCGCCACTTCCTCGCCCTCTcctcgctcctcctcctcccgctctccctcctcctcctctccctcccgccgcccttCCTCCCCGCGCCCTTCTCCCCATCCGTCTCGCTCCGGTCCCCTCCGGGGAGGGCCCCCCTGCGCGGCGTGCCCCTCACgctcctcgccctcgccgccgcgggtcTTTACCTCgcggccttcgccgccgccgccgccagcgcgcACGCCGGGTTCTTCGGCCGCCCCGTCAGGCTGCTCGCGTCGCTCCTCTCCGTGCCGGCGTCCTTCCTCCGTCTCCTCCTCACGGCGCTcccggccgcgccgctgctgcttCTCCCGCTCCTCCCGCTCCCCGTCCGGATTAGCGCCGCCCTCGCGGTTCTTGGCCTTCTCCTGCTAGTCCCCTTCTGgtcgctcgccggcgccgccgcggtggtggAGTCCAGCGCCGGGCCCTCCCCGCTCCGCCAGAGCTGCCGGCTGCTCTCCGGCGCGCGCCTCGCCGCACTCTGCGCGTTCTTGGTCTTCGCTGCCGGCATAGGGGTCACGCTCTGGGGATTCGGTGGGGTAGCATCACACACGTACGACGCCAGCTCTGGGTGGGCTGGcatggcgccggcggtggtgagGGCGGTGGTCGGCACGGCGGTGCTGGTGGTGCTGATGCTGTATGGGATGGTGACCAACGTGGTGCTCTACATGCACTGCCGTGCGCTTCATGGGGAGCTCACAGGGGAGATCTACAATGAATTCGCCAACTCGTACGTCTTCCTGCCGTTCGACGACGGCAAGGATCGGCATATAGTGTCAGTGGTCACCGCGTGGCCATGA
- the LOC102699645 gene encoding laccase-24-like, with protein sequence MARSWSPSLLLLLPFALALAASVAQAAVVEHTFNVGNLSISQLCQPERIITAVNGQLPGPTIVATEGDTVVVHMINDSPYNMTIHWHGIFQRGTPWADGPAMVTQCPVRPGGNYTYRFNVTGQEGTLWWHAHVSFHRATVYGALIIRPRGGAAAYPFPKPDAEEVVVLGEWWNADVNRLHEDAKETGQPSPHANAYTINGKPGDFYNCSDANQTHKFELKQNTTYMLRIINAALNTPLFFKVANHSFTVVAADACYTKPYNTDVVVTSPGQTVDVLLVPDAGVAAAVGGRYYMAVTSYDSAINNLGPPDSLYSLSNGTAIVEYAGAATTAPPVQPKLPEHKDTATAYQFLSNLTALVPNKVPLAVDTHMFVTVSMGTTVCGPEQTRCMPNNGTIFASSMNNASFVLPKTTSMLEAQYSNNATGVYTSDFPDTPPVVFDYTSNDSNTAELQLTTKSTKVKTLQYNTTVQMVLQNTRLVSKESHPMHLHGFNFFVLAQGFGNYNETTDPAKFNLVDPQERNTVAVPTGGWAVIRFVADNPGMWFMHCHFDSHLDFGLGMMFEVLPAEGTSLPAPPPDLPQC encoded by the exons ATGGCGAGATCATGGTCGccgtcgcttcttcttcttcttccttttgctCTTGCTTTGGCTGCCTCCGTCGCTCAAGCTGCTGTCGTGGAGCACACTTTCAAT GTAGGAAACCTCTCCATTAGTCAGCTATGCCAGCCGGAAAGGATCATCACCGCCGTGAACGGCCAGCTCCCCGGCCCGACGATCGTCGCCACCGAGGGCGACACGGTGGTCGTACACATGATCAATGATTCACCCTACAACATGACCATCCACTG GCATGGCATCTTCCAGCGGGGCACGCCGTGGGCGGACGGGCCGGCGATGGTGACGCAGTGCCCCGTGCGGCCCGGCGGCAACTACACGTACAGGTTCAACGTCACCGGGCAGGAGGGCACGCTGTGGTGGCACGCCCACGTCTCCTTCCACCGCGCCACCGTCTACGGCGCGCTCATCATCaggccccgcggcggcgccgccgcctaccCGTTCCCCAAGCCCGACGCCGAGGaggtcgtcgtcctcggcgAGTGGTGGAACGCCGACGTCAACAGGCTGCACGAGGACGCCAAGGAGACCGGCCAGCCGTCGCCCCACGCCAACGCCTACACCATCAACGGCAAGCCTGGTGACTTCTACAACTGCTCCGACGCGAACC AGACGCACAAGTTCGAGCTAAAGCAGAACACGACGTACATGCTCCGGATCATCAACGCTGCGCTCAACACGCCGCTGTTCTTCAAGGTGGCGAACCACAGCTtcacggtggtggcggcggacgcgTGCTACACCAAGCCGTACAACACGGACGTGGTGGTCACCTCGCCGGGGCAAACGGTGGACGTGCTCCTCGTACcggacgccggcgtcgccgccgccgtcggcggacGCTACTACATGGCGGTGACCTCGTACGACAGCGCCATTAACAACCTCGGACCGCCGGACAGCCTGTACAGCCTGTCCAACGGTACGGCCATCGTCGAgtacgccggcgccgccacgacCGCGCCACCGGTGCAGCCGAAGCTGCCGGAGCACAAAGACACGGCCACCGCTTACCAGTTCCTCTCCAACCTGACGGCGCTGGTGCCGAACAAGGTGCCCCTCGCCGTGGACACCCACATGTTCGTCACCGTCAGCATGGGCACCACCGTCTGCGGGCCGGAGCAGACGAGGTGCATGCCCAACAACGGCACCATCTTCGCGTCGAGCATGAACAACGCCTCCTTCGTCCTCCCGAAGACGACCTCCATGCTCGAGGCGCAGTACAGCAACAACGCCACGGGCGTGTACACCAGCGACTTCCCCGACACGCCGCCGGTGGTGTTCGACTACACCAGCAACGACAGCAACACGGCGGAGCTGCAGCTCAcgaccaagtcgaccaaggtgaAGACGCTGCAGTACAACACGACGGTGCAGATGGTGCTGCAGAACACGCGGCTGGTGTCCAAGGAGAGCCACCCGATGCACCTCCATGGCTTCAACTTCTTCGTCCTCGCCCAGGGCTTCGGCAACTACAACGAGACAACCGACCCGGCGAAGTTCAACCTGGTGGACCCGCAGGAGCGCaacaccgtcgccgtgcccaCCGGCGGCTGGGCCGTCATCCGCTTCGTCGCCGACAACCCCG GGATGTGGTTCATGCACTGCCACTTCGACTCTCATCTAGATTTCGGACTTGGCATGATGTTTGAGGTTCTTCCAGCTGAGGGGACATCGttgccggcgccaccgccggacCTGCCTc